Genomic window (Streptomyces sp. RerS4):
TCCTCGGCGGACTGCAGGCGCTCGCGCGTCGGCTCGTTCCCCTTGGTGACCAGGAACGGCATGACGTCCCGGTACGCCTGGAAGAACGGCTCCATGTCCACGACGAGGTCCTTCAGGACCGTCAGGCCCTTGATGGCCTCGACCGTGATCGGCTTCTCCGGGTTGATGTCCTTGATCAGCGTCTTGCAGGCGAGCCTGTTCTTGCCGTTGATCCGCATCGCGTCGGAGCCGCAGATGCCGTGCGCGCACGAGCGACGGAAGGTCAGCGTGCCGTCGAGGTCCCACTTGATCTTGTGGAGACCGTCGAGCACGCGCTCCTTCGGGTCGATCTCGACCTGGAAGTCCTGCCACTCCGCCTGGTCGGAGACCTCGGGGTTGAAGCGGCGGATCCGGAAGGTGACCGTGATGAACGGCGAGGCGGCGGCCGCCGCCTCCATCTTGTCCGTCTTGGACAGGGTCGGGGTGGCCATCAGTACTTACGCTCCATCGGCTGGTAGCGGGTGACGACGACGGGCTTGTAGTCCAGGCGGACGGAATCCTTGCCGTCGGCGCCGACCTCGCGGTACGCCATGGTGTGGCGCATGAAGTTGACGTCGTCGCGGTTCGGGTAGTCCTCGCGGTAGTGACCGCCGCGGGACTCCTTGCGCGCGAGCGCGGACACGGCCATCACCTCGGCCAGGTCGAGCAGGTTGCCCAGCTCGATGGCCTCCAGCAGGTCCGTGTTGAAGCGCTTGCCCTTGTCCTGGACGGACACGTTCGCGTACCGCTCGCGCAGCTCCGCGATCTTCTCGACCGCGGTCTTGATGGTCTGCTCCGTACGGAACACCATCACGTTCGCGTCCATCGTCTCCTGGAGCTCCAGGCGCAGGTCGGCGACCCGCTCCGTGCCCGTGGAGTTGCGCAGGCGCTCGACGAGGTCGACCACGAGCCCGGCCGGGTTCTCCGGCAGCTCGACGTAGTCGTTCTCGGCCGCGTACTTGGCCGCCGCGATGCCCGAGCGCTTGCCGAAGACGTTGATGTCCAGCAGCGAGTTGGTGCCCAGACGGTTGGCGCCGTGCACCGACACGCACGCGACCTCGCCGGCCGCGTACAGGCCGGGGACGACGGTGGTGTTGTCCGACAGGACCTCACCCTCGACGTTGGTCGGGATGCCACCCATGGCGTAGTGCGCGGTGGGCTGGATCGGGATCGGGTCCGTGTACGGCTCGATGCCCAGGTAGGTACGCGCGAACTCGGTGATGTCCGGGAGCTTCGCGTCGAGCTGCTCCGGCGGCAGGTGGGTGAGGTCCAGGTACACGTGGTCACCGGCCGGACCGCAGCCGCGGCCCTCACGGATCTCGGTGTAGATGGAGCGCGAGACGACGTCACGGGACGCGAGGTCCTTCATGACCGGCGCGTACTTCTCCATGAAGCGCTCGCCGTCCTTGTTGCGGAGGATGCCGCCCTCACCGCGGGCGCCCTCCGTCAGCAGGATGCCCATGCGCCAGATGCCCGTCGGGTGGAACTGGAAGAACTCCATGTCCTCCAGCGGCAGGCCGCGGCGGTAGCAGGCCGCCTGGCCGTCACCCGTGAGGGTGTGCGCGTTGGAGGTCACCTTGAAGAACTTGCCGGTGCCGCCGGAGGCGTAGATGACGGCCTTCGCCTGGAACACGTGGATCTCGCCGGTGGCGAGCTCGTACGCGACCACACCGGCCGACTTCTTGACGCCGTCCTCTTCGACGATGAGCTGGTCGAGGACGTAGAACTCGTTGAAGAACTCCACGCCCTCCTTGACGCAGTTCTGGTACAGCGTCTGGAGGATCATGTGACCGGTGCGGTCCGCGGCGTAGCAGGACCGGCGGACCGGCGCCTCGCCGTGGTTGCGGGAGTGACCGCCGAAGCGGCGCTGGTCGATGGTGCCGTCCGGGGTGCGGTTGAACGGCAGGCCCATCTTCTCCAGGTCGAGGACCGCGTCGATGGCCTCCTTCGCCAGGATCTCGGCGGCGTCCTGGTCGACCAGGTAGTCACCACCCTTGACCGTGTCGAAGGTGTGCCACTCCCAGTTGTCGTCCTCCACGTTGGCCAGCGCGGCGGCCATGCCGCCCTGCGCGGCGCCCGTGTGGGAGCGGGTGGGGTAGAGCTTCGTCAGCACGGCGGTGCGGCTGCGCTTCGTCGCCTCGATGGCGGCGCGCATGCCCGCGCCACCGGCGCCGACGATGACGGTGTCGTACTTGTGGATCTTCATTGGTTTCGCCTCAGCCCCGTTGCCTAGCGGATGTTCGGGTCGAAGGTGAAGATCACCAGCGTGCCCAGAAGGATGGTGAACACCGTGGCGGTGTAGAG
Coding sequences:
- a CDS encoding succinate dehydrogenase iron-sulfur subunit gives rise to the protein MATPTLSKTDKMEAAAAASPFITVTFRIRRFNPEVSDQAEWQDFQVEIDPKERVLDGLHKIKWDLDGTLTFRRSCAHGICGSDAMRINGKNRLACKTLIKDINPEKPITVEAIKGLTVLKDLVVDMEPFFQAYRDVMPFLVTKGNEPTRERLQSAEDRERFDDTTKCILCAACTSSCPVFWNDGQYFGPAAIVNAHRFIFDSRDEAGEQRLEILNDKDGVWRCRTTFNCTDACPRGIEVTKAIQEVKRALITRRF
- the sdhA gene encoding succinate dehydrogenase flavoprotein subunit, producing the protein MKIHKYDTVIVGAGGAGMRAAIEATKRSRTAVLTKLYPTRSHTGAAQGGMAAALANVEDDNWEWHTFDTVKGGDYLVDQDAAEILAKEAIDAVLDLEKMGLPFNRTPDGTIDQRRFGGHSRNHGEAPVRRSCYAADRTGHMILQTLYQNCVKEGVEFFNEFYVLDQLIVEEDGVKKSAGVVAYELATGEIHVFQAKAVIYASGGTGKFFKVTSNAHTLTGDGQAACYRRGLPLEDMEFFQFHPTGIWRMGILLTEGARGEGGILRNKDGERFMEKYAPVMKDLASRDVVSRSIYTEIREGRGCGPAGDHVYLDLTHLPPEQLDAKLPDITEFARTYLGIEPYTDPIPIQPTAHYAMGGIPTNVEGEVLSDNTTVVPGLYAAGEVACVSVHGANRLGTNSLLDINVFGKRSGIAAAKYAAENDYVELPENPAGLVVDLVERLRNSTGTERVADLRLELQETMDANVMVFRTEQTIKTAVEKIAELRERYANVSVQDKGKRFNTDLLEAIELGNLLDLAEVMAVSALARKESRGGHYREDYPNRDDVNFMRHTMAYREVGADGKDSVRLDYKPVVVTRYQPMERKY